One window of the Salvelinus fontinalis isolate EN_2023a chromosome 2, ASM2944872v1, whole genome shotgun sequence genome contains the following:
- the brd4 gene encoding bromodomain-containing protein 4 isoform X4 → MGDGLDATTVQMSSSGSSSSSQGGQSQPSTYVPTVPEFNPPPPEYINPLQPKRQTNQLQYLLKAVLKTLWKHHFSWPFQAPVDAVKLNLPDYYKIIKVPMDMGTIKKRLENSYYWNAQECIQDFNTMFTNCYIYNKPGDDIVLMAEQLEKMFLQKITEMPQDETEIAVMTGKGRGRGRREGGLNLKPGPTMDSPSTTPQTRGFSSHSPGPQTRGPPVQQQTQDQGPPSLPPQPLMQALPSRVPPTLPVHTHAHAPQLGAPYSLGPSDLPLQAPPKLPIMTSVPPPPTQTTLPPTSIQSTAPILQNPVPMAKQRKSQKRKADTTTPTANDQLSESSPAESKSGKTLPRRESARPTKLLKKEAPDSQHHLGLGIGLGLGGPAGPGVGAHSPKQQEQLRYCSSLVRDMLHKKHAAYAWPFYKPVDVDMLGLHDYHDIIKHPMDLATVKVKLDNRQYRDAQEFAADVRLMFSNCYKYNPPDHEVVAMARKLQDVFEMRFAKMPDEPEETLASAPAPALLQSSAPIIKSQPPPILNPASSILGPASSVKHPASSSDSSSDSSSESESSTNDLEEERAQRLAELQEQLKAVHEQLAALSQPQASKPKRKEKEKKKDKHKRKGAVEEIPEPAIQFPKKTKNNNNSSSSSNNNKELLPKKTKKPSKKEGGAVKNNRSAALGHQAALQPPALQPVSGLGEGLEEDPAAAGAPGEKGKPMSYEEKRQLSLDINKLPGDKLGRVVHIIQSREPSLKNSNPDEIEIDFETLKPSTLRELERYVSSCLRKNKKKVPVAEKTMEAMTAAKTKASSSSDSDSSDSSSSDSDEEKGVAPKQKQKKGHGTNEGKKPHLHHAMSGAGPVPQGHPHAQAPVLQPSIHLKQQQHNPPPATYMAPPPPVTVTALESSQLLENTFDSLPHFGQQPLMHLSQHHHSSSPAVPPHLNAHSAPGPVSPETHPFLNQHPILPNPNPALHNALPQQPSRPSHRAAALPPKPPQQQQPPPQPSLQQQQQQQQQLQPQAPPPQHHLPPHILHPTPPQSLQQRPLSPPTLTPQGLLSSQPPQMLLEDDEEVIPPLPQMHLYLQQGQSQGRPGQQPHNPQQIMQSLQVRQQQNQAPLLQSVQVQPSQTSLQPPQLSVQPPQPQSKPIPPSRQILPPHQVARHLQQHAQMGYPSQGPVAQQTGHSDRQAAAGQHKGSMQASAKAQHIIQQQQHPSPRQIKADPYNSGHLRENPSPIMMHSPHLPQYPPITHQSPPHNLQPKKEQRAPPALVALKEEKLPPSPVMRGGEPFSPAMRQDPHKHPDSHSKPSLPGHAQQNVKSMDSSRPVIRSSEPSGPPSSSSSLPDKDKFKQEPKTPVAPKKVQDVKLKNMGSWASLAQKSTSAPLSAVKSSSDSFEQFRRAAREKEEREKALKAQAEQAERDKLRREQEKLRGRDRDDEDILEPQQQSRRVHEEPRSRRLEQQQHIQATQPQQQPQAPAPQAQPAALPQPPQAPTPPQPSAQDQQRELARRREQERRRREAMAATIDMNFQSDLMAIFEENLF, encoded by the exons ATGGGGGACGGCTTGGATGCAACCACAGTGCAGATGTCTTCGTcaggcagcagtagcagcagccagGGGGGGCAGTCCCAGCCCTCCACCTACGTACCCACTGTGCCAGAGTTTAACCCACCGCCCCCAGAGTACATCAACCCGTTGCAGCCCAAGCGGCAGACCAACCAGCTGCAGTACCTGCTCAAGGCGGTGCTGAAGACCCTGTGGAAGCACCACTTCTCCTGGCCCTTCCAGGCACCTGTCGACGCCGTCAAACTCAACCTGCCG GACTACTACAAGATTATTAAAGTTCCTATGGATATGGGAACAATCAAGAAGCGACTTGAGAACAGCTACTACTGGAACGCCCAAGAATGTATTCAAGACTTCAACACCATGTTCACCAACTGCTACATTTACAACAAG CCTGGAGATGACATAGTGTTAATGGCTGAGCAGCTGGAGAAGATGTTTCTCCAGAAGATTACTGAGATGCCCCAGGACGAGACTGAGATTGCTGTCATGACCGGCAAGGGACGAGGCCGGGGCCGACGGGAAGGAG GTCTGAACTTGAAGCCAGGCCCGACTATGGATTCTCCTTCCACCACCCCCCAGACACGGGGCTTCTCCAGCCACTCCCCAGGCCCCCAGACCAGAGGACCACCAGTGCAGCAACAGACCCAGGACCAGGggcctccatctctacctcctcaGCCCCTCATGCAGGCCCTGCCCTCCCGCGTGCCCCCAACGCTACCTGTCCACACCCATGCCCACGCGCCACAGCTCGGGGCCCCCTACTCACTGGGCCCGTCGGACCTGCCCCTCCAGGCCCCTCCTAAGCTCCCTATCATGACCTCCGTGCCTCCTCCCCCCACCCAGACCACCCTGCCCCCCACGTCCATTCAGAGCACCGCCCCCATACTGCAGAACCCCGTGCCCATGGCCAAA CAGAGAAAGAGCCAGAAAAGGAAAGCCGACACGACCACCCCCACGGCCAACGACCAGCTGAGCGAGTCTTCTCCAGCCGAGTCCAAGTCGGGCAAGACGCTGCCGCGGCGAGAAAGCGCCAGGCCCACCAAGCTTCTCAAGAAGGAGGCTCCGGACTCCCAGCACCACCTGGGCCTCGGGATAGGTCTCGGTCTAGGGGGACCCGCAGGACCAGGGGTAGGGGCTCATAGCCCCAAGCAGCAGGAGCAGCTACGGTACTGCTCCAGCTTGGTCCGAGACATGTTACATAAGAAGCACGCGGCCTACGCCTGGCCCTTCTACAAGCCAGTCGACGTGGACATGCTGGGGCTGCACGACTATCACGACATCATCAAACACCCCATGGACCTTGCCACCGTCAAG GTGAAGCTGGACAACCGGCAGTACAGAGACGCCCAGGAGTTTGCCGCCGACGTGCGGTTAATGTTCTCCAACTGCTACAAGTACAACCCACCCGACCACGAGGTGGTGGCTATGGCACGCAAACTACAG gaCGTGTTTGAGATGCGCTTTGCCAAGATGCCAGACGAGCCCGAGGAGACGCTGGCTTCGGCTCCTGCCCCCGCGCTGCTCCAGTCCTCTGCCCCCATCATCAAGTCCCAGCCGCCGCCCATCCTAAACCCCGCCTCCTCCATCCTAGGTCCCGCCTCCTCGGTCAAACACCCCGCTTCCTCCTCGGACAGCTCCAGTGATTCGTCGTCGGAGTCGGAATCGTCCACGAACGACTTGGAGGAGGAGAGAGCCCAGAGACTGGCCGAGCTACAGGAACAG ctCAAAGCTGTCCATGAGCAGCTGGCGGCCCTCTCGCAGCCACAGGCCAGCAAAccaaagaggaaagagaaggagaagaagaaagacaAGCACAAAAGGAAAGGAGCGGTGGAGGAGATCCCGGAGCCGGCCATTCAGTTCCCCAAGAAGaccaagaacaacaacaacagcagcagcagcagcaacaacaacaaggaGCTCCTGCCCAAGAAGACCAAGAAACCCAG TAAGAAGGAGGGAGGTGCGGTGAAGAACAACCGCTCTGCAGCCCTGGGCCATCAGGCAGCACTGCAGCCCCCAGCTCTGCAGCCCGTGTCTGGCTTGGGGGAGGGCCTGGAGGAGGACCCGGCTGCAGCCGGAGCCCCCGGGGAGAAGGGTAAGCCCATGTCGTACGAGGAGAAGAGGCAGCTGAGTCTGGACATCAACAAGCTGCCCGGCGACAAGCTGGGTCGTGTGGTCCACATCATCCAGTCCAGAGAGCCCTCGCTGAAGAACTCCAACCCCGACGAGATCGAGATCGACTTTGAGACGCTCAAGCCGTCCACgctgagagagctggagagataCGTGTCGTCGTGCCTCCGCAAGAACAAGAAGAAGGTTCCTG TGGCAGAGAAGACCATGGAGGCCATGACGGCCGCCAAGACCAAGGCCAGCTCCTCCTCTGACTCGGACAGCAGCGActccagctcctcagacagtgatgAGGAGAAGG GAGTGGCTCCTAAACAGAAACAGAAGAAAGGCCACGGGACCAACGAAGGGAAGAAGCCCCATCTCCACCATGCCATGTCTGGAGCTGGTCCGGTCCCCCAGGGCCACCCTCACGCCCAGGCTCCTGTCCTACAGCCCAGCATTCACCTGAAGCAACAGCAACATAACCCCCCCCCTGCCACCTACATGGCCCCTCCTCCCCCG GTAACGGTCACGGCGTTGGAGTCCTCCCAGCTGCTGGAGAACACGTTTGATTCGCTGCCCCACTTTGGCCAGCAGCCCCTCATGCACCTGTCCCAGCACCACCACTCCTCGTCGCCTGCCGTGCCCCCCCACCTCAACGCTCATTCCGCACCAGGGCCCGTGTCCCCGGAGACGCACCCATTTCTCAACCAGCACCCCATcctccccaaccctaacccag CTTTGCACAACGCCTTGCCTCAGCAGCCGTCTCGACCCAGCCACAGGGCAGCAGCTCTACCTCCCAAACCCCCCCAGCAGCAGCAACCACCGCCCCAGCCAtccctacaacaacaacaacaacaacaacaacagcttcAGCCACAAGCCCCTCCACCCCAGCACCACCTCCCACCCCAcatcctccaccccacccccccccagtCCCTGCAGCAGCGGCCCTTGTCCCCTCCCACCCTCACCCCTCAGGGCCTGCTGTCCTCCCAGCCCCCCCAGATGCTCCTGGAGGACGATGAGGAGGTGATTCCACCCTTACCCCAGATGCATCTCTACCTGCAGCAGGGACAGAGCCAGGGAAGACCTGGCCAGCAACCACACAATCCCCAGCAGATCATGCAGTCTCTCCAGGTTCGCCAACAACAGAACCAGGCTCCCCTCCTGCAGTCTGTACAG GTCCAGCCCTCCCAGACCTCTCTTCAGCCCCCCCAGCTCTCAGTCCAGCCCCCCCAGCCCCAGTCCAAGCCCATCCCCCCATCGCGTCAGATCCTACCCCCGCACCAAGTAGCCCGCCACCTGCAGCAGCATGCCCAGATGGGTTACCCCTCCCAGGGGCCGGTGGCACAGCAGACGGGTCACTCAGACAGGCAGGCCGCTGCAGGGCAACACAAGGGGTCAATGCAGGCCTCCGCCAAAGCACAGCACATCATCCAACAACAGCAACACCCCTCCCCTCGACAGATCAAGGCTGATCCATATAACAGTG GGCACCTAAGGGAGAACCCCTCCCCCATCATGATGCattccccccacctcccccagtATCCCCCCATAACGCACCAGTCTCCGCCACACAACCTGCAGCCCAAGAAA GAGCAGCGTGCGCCCCCGGCCCTAGTAGCCTTGAAAGAAGAGAAGTTGCCTCCCTCTCCggtgatgagaggaggagagccctTCAGCCCAGCCATGAGACAAGACCCTCACAAACACCCAGACAGCCACAGCAAGCCCTCTCTACCAGGCCACGCACAGCAGA ATGTGAAGTCGATGGACAGCTCTCGGCCGGTCATCCGTTCCTCAGAGCCCAgcggtcctccctcctcctcctcctccctgccaGACAAGGACAAGTTCAAACAGGAGCCCAAAACGCCCGTCGCCCCCAAAAAGGTACAG GATGTGAAACTGAAGAACATGGGTTCGTGGGCCAGCCTGGCCCAGAAGTCCACGTCAGCGCCCTTGTCTGCAGTGAAGTCGTCTAGCGACAGCTTCGAGCAGTTCCGCCGGGCCGCccgggagaaagaggagagggagaaggctcTTAAGGCCCAGGCAGAGCAGGCTGAGAGGGACAAACTGCGCCGGGAGCAGGAGAAATTACG gggtcgTGACCGGGATGATGAGGATATCCTGGAGCCTCAGCAGCAGTCGAGGAGGGTTCATGAGGAGCCTCGAAGCAGACGTCTGGAGCAGCAGCAACACATCCAGGCCACCCAGCCCCAGCAGCAACCCCAGGCACCAGCCCCCCAGGCCCAGCCCGCTGCCCTCCCCCAGCCGCCACAGGCCCCCACACCGCCCCAGCCCTCAGCCCAGGACCAGCAGAGGGAGCTAGCGCGACGCCGcgagcaggagaggaggaggagagaagcg atGGCGGCGACCATCGACATGAATTTCCAAAGCGACCTGATGGCTATCTTTGAGGAGAACTTGTTCTGA
- the brd4 gene encoding bromodomain-containing protein 4 isoform X2, whose protein sequence is MDYKMHAKSNDLLDFQTLDALLEKMAHFSSVSVKREASEECNGISGALSVESSAPPSRLNNWCPAATAAPTLTPAPAPVPAPPVTSARMGDGLDATTVQMSSSGSSSSSQGGQSQPSTYVPTVPEFNPPPPEYINPLQPKRQTNQLQYLLKAVLKTLWKHHFSWPFQAPVDAVKLNLPDYYKIIKVPMDMGTIKKRLENSYYWNAQECIQDFNTMFTNCYIYNKPGDDIVLMAEQLEKMFLQKITEMPQDETEIAVMTGKGRGRGRREGGLNLKPGPTMDSPSTTPQTRGFSSHSPGPQTRGPPVQQQTQDQGPPSLPPQPLMQALPSRVPPTLPVHTHAHAPQLGAPYSLGPSDLPLQAPPKLPIMTSVPPPPTQTTLPPTSIQSTAPILQNPVPMAKQRKSQKRKADTTTPTANDQLSESSPAESKSGKTLPRRESARPTKLLKKEAPDSQHHLGLGIGLGLGGPAGPGVGAHSPKQQEQLRYCSSLVRDMLHKKHAAYAWPFYKPVDVDMLGLHDYHDIIKHPMDLATVKVKLDNRQYRDAQEFAADVRLMFSNCYKYNPPDHEVVAMARKLQDVFEMRFAKMPDEPEETLASAPAPALLQSSAPIIKSQPPPILNPASSILGPASSVKHPASSSDSSSDSSSESESSTNDLEEERAQRLAELQEQLKAVHEQLAALSQPQASKPKRKEKEKKKDKHKRKGAVEEIPEPAIQFPKKTKNNNNSSSSSNNNKELLPKKTKKPSKKEGGAVKNNRSAALGHQAALQPPALQPVSGLGEGLEEDPAAAGAPGEKGKPMSYEEKRQLSLDINKLPGDKLGRVVHIIQSREPSLKNSNPDEIEIDFETLKPSTLRELERYVSSCLRKNKKKVPVAEKTMEAMTAAKTKASSSSDSDSSDSSSSDSDEEKGVAPKQKQKKGHGTNEGKKPHLHHAMSGAGPVPQGHPHAQAPVLQPSIHLKQQQHNPPPATYMAPPPPVTVTALESSQLLENTFDSLPHFGQQPLMHLSQHHHSSSPAVPPHLNAHSAPGPVSPETHPFLNQHPILPNPNPALHNALPQQPSRPSHRAAALPPKPPQQQQPPPQPSLQQQQQQQQQLQPQAPPPQHHLPPHILHPTPPQSLQQRPLSPPTLTPQGLLSSQPPQMLLEDDEEVIPPLPQMHLYLQQGQSQGRPGQQPHNPQQIMQSLQVRQQQNQAPLLQSVQVQPSQTSLQPPQLSVQPPQPQSKPIPPSRQILPPHQVARHLQQHAQMGYPSQGPVAQQTGHSDRQAAAGQHKGSMQASAKAQHIIQQQQHPSPRQIKADPYNSGHLRENPSPIMMHSPHLPQYPPITHQSPPHNLQPKKEQRAPPALVALKEEKLPPSPVMRGGEPFSPAMRQDPHKHPDSHSKPSLPGHAQQNVKSMDSSRPVIRSSEPSGPPSSSSSLPDKDKFKQEPKTPVAPKKDVKLKNMGSWASLAQKSTSAPLSAVKSSSDSFEQFRRAAREKEEREKALKAQAEQAERDKLRREQEKLRGRDRDDEDILEPQQQSRRVHEEPRSRRLEQQQHIQATQPQQQPQAPAPQAQPAALPQPPQAPTPPQPSAQDQQRELARRREQERRRREAMAATIDMNFQSDLMAIFEENLF, encoded by the exons ATGGATTACAAGATGCATGCCAAGTCTAACGATCTGCTGGATTTTCAGACTCTGGATGCTCTTTTGGAAAAAATGGCACATTTTTCTTCTGTCTCTGTGAAAAG AGAGGCTAGTGAGGAGTGCAATGGAATCAGCGGTGCTCTCTCAGTGGAGTCGTCCGCGCCGCCGTCGAGACTGAACAACTGGTGTCCCGCGGCCACCGCCGCCCCAACCCTTACCCCTGCTCCGGCCCCTGTGCCCGCGCCCCCAGTCACCTCCGCAAGAATGGGGGACGGCTTGGATGCAACCACAGTGCAGATGTCTTCGTcaggcagcagtagcagcagccagGGGGGGCAGTCCCAGCCCTCCACCTACGTACCCACTGTGCCAGAGTTTAACCCACCGCCCCCAGAGTACATCAACCCGTTGCAGCCCAAGCGGCAGACCAACCAGCTGCAGTACCTGCTCAAGGCGGTGCTGAAGACCCTGTGGAAGCACCACTTCTCCTGGCCCTTCCAGGCACCTGTCGACGCCGTCAAACTCAACCTGCCG GACTACTACAAGATTATTAAAGTTCCTATGGATATGGGAACAATCAAGAAGCGACTTGAGAACAGCTACTACTGGAACGCCCAAGAATGTATTCAAGACTTCAACACCATGTTCACCAACTGCTACATTTACAACAAG CCTGGAGATGACATAGTGTTAATGGCTGAGCAGCTGGAGAAGATGTTTCTCCAGAAGATTACTGAGATGCCCCAGGACGAGACTGAGATTGCTGTCATGACCGGCAAGGGACGAGGCCGGGGCCGACGGGAAGGAG GTCTGAACTTGAAGCCAGGCCCGACTATGGATTCTCCTTCCACCACCCCCCAGACACGGGGCTTCTCCAGCCACTCCCCAGGCCCCCAGACCAGAGGACCACCAGTGCAGCAACAGACCCAGGACCAGGggcctccatctctacctcctcaGCCCCTCATGCAGGCCCTGCCCTCCCGCGTGCCCCCAACGCTACCTGTCCACACCCATGCCCACGCGCCACAGCTCGGGGCCCCCTACTCACTGGGCCCGTCGGACCTGCCCCTCCAGGCCCCTCCTAAGCTCCCTATCATGACCTCCGTGCCTCCTCCCCCCACCCAGACCACCCTGCCCCCCACGTCCATTCAGAGCACCGCCCCCATACTGCAGAACCCCGTGCCCATGGCCAAA CAGAGAAAGAGCCAGAAAAGGAAAGCCGACACGACCACCCCCACGGCCAACGACCAGCTGAGCGAGTCTTCTCCAGCCGAGTCCAAGTCGGGCAAGACGCTGCCGCGGCGAGAAAGCGCCAGGCCCACCAAGCTTCTCAAGAAGGAGGCTCCGGACTCCCAGCACCACCTGGGCCTCGGGATAGGTCTCGGTCTAGGGGGACCCGCAGGACCAGGGGTAGGGGCTCATAGCCCCAAGCAGCAGGAGCAGCTACGGTACTGCTCCAGCTTGGTCCGAGACATGTTACATAAGAAGCACGCGGCCTACGCCTGGCCCTTCTACAAGCCAGTCGACGTGGACATGCTGGGGCTGCACGACTATCACGACATCATCAAACACCCCATGGACCTTGCCACCGTCAAG GTGAAGCTGGACAACCGGCAGTACAGAGACGCCCAGGAGTTTGCCGCCGACGTGCGGTTAATGTTCTCCAACTGCTACAAGTACAACCCACCCGACCACGAGGTGGTGGCTATGGCACGCAAACTACAG gaCGTGTTTGAGATGCGCTTTGCCAAGATGCCAGACGAGCCCGAGGAGACGCTGGCTTCGGCTCCTGCCCCCGCGCTGCTCCAGTCCTCTGCCCCCATCATCAAGTCCCAGCCGCCGCCCATCCTAAACCCCGCCTCCTCCATCCTAGGTCCCGCCTCCTCGGTCAAACACCCCGCTTCCTCCTCGGACAGCTCCAGTGATTCGTCGTCGGAGTCGGAATCGTCCACGAACGACTTGGAGGAGGAGAGAGCCCAGAGACTGGCCGAGCTACAGGAACAG ctCAAAGCTGTCCATGAGCAGCTGGCGGCCCTCTCGCAGCCACAGGCCAGCAAAccaaagaggaaagagaaggagaagaagaaagacaAGCACAAAAGGAAAGGAGCGGTGGAGGAGATCCCGGAGCCGGCCATTCAGTTCCCCAAGAAGaccaagaacaacaacaacagcagcagcagcagcaacaacaacaaggaGCTCCTGCCCAAGAAGACCAAGAAACCCAG TAAGAAGGAGGGAGGTGCGGTGAAGAACAACCGCTCTGCAGCCCTGGGCCATCAGGCAGCACTGCAGCCCCCAGCTCTGCAGCCCGTGTCTGGCTTGGGGGAGGGCCTGGAGGAGGACCCGGCTGCAGCCGGAGCCCCCGGGGAGAAGGGTAAGCCCATGTCGTACGAGGAGAAGAGGCAGCTGAGTCTGGACATCAACAAGCTGCCCGGCGACAAGCTGGGTCGTGTGGTCCACATCATCCAGTCCAGAGAGCCCTCGCTGAAGAACTCCAACCCCGACGAGATCGAGATCGACTTTGAGACGCTCAAGCCGTCCACgctgagagagctggagagataCGTGTCGTCGTGCCTCCGCAAGAACAAGAAGAAGGTTCCTG TGGCAGAGAAGACCATGGAGGCCATGACGGCCGCCAAGACCAAGGCCAGCTCCTCCTCTGACTCGGACAGCAGCGActccagctcctcagacagtgatgAGGAGAAGG GAGTGGCTCCTAAACAGAAACAGAAGAAAGGCCACGGGACCAACGAAGGGAAGAAGCCCCATCTCCACCATGCCATGTCTGGAGCTGGTCCGGTCCCCCAGGGCCACCCTCACGCCCAGGCTCCTGTCCTACAGCCCAGCATTCACCTGAAGCAACAGCAACATAACCCCCCCCCTGCCACCTACATGGCCCCTCCTCCCCCG GTAACGGTCACGGCGTTGGAGTCCTCCCAGCTGCTGGAGAACACGTTTGATTCGCTGCCCCACTTTGGCCAGCAGCCCCTCATGCACCTGTCCCAGCACCACCACTCCTCGTCGCCTGCCGTGCCCCCCCACCTCAACGCTCATTCCGCACCAGGGCCCGTGTCCCCGGAGACGCACCCATTTCTCAACCAGCACCCCATcctccccaaccctaacccag CTTTGCACAACGCCTTGCCTCAGCAGCCGTCTCGACCCAGCCACAGGGCAGCAGCTCTACCTCCCAAACCCCCCCAGCAGCAGCAACCACCGCCCCAGCCAtccctacaacaacaacaacaacaacaacaacagcttcAGCCACAAGCCCCTCCACCCCAGCACCACCTCCCACCCCAcatcctccaccccacccccccccagtCCCTGCAGCAGCGGCCCTTGTCCCCTCCCACCCTCACCCCTCAGGGCCTGCTGTCCTCCCAGCCCCCCCAGATGCTCCTGGAGGACGATGAGGAGGTGATTCCACCCTTACCCCAGATGCATCTCTACCTGCAGCAGGGACAGAGCCAGGGAAGACCTGGCCAGCAACCACACAATCCCCAGCAGATCATGCAGTCTCTCCAGGTTCGCCAACAACAGAACCAGGCTCCCCTCCTGCAGTCTGTACAG GTCCAGCCCTCCCAGACCTCTCTTCAGCCCCCCCAGCTCTCAGTCCAGCCCCCCCAGCCCCAGTCCAAGCCCATCCCCCCATCGCGTCAGATCCTACCCCCGCACCAAGTAGCCCGCCACCTGCAGCAGCATGCCCAGATGGGTTACCCCTCCCAGGGGCCGGTGGCACAGCAGACGGGTCACTCAGACAGGCAGGCCGCTGCAGGGCAACACAAGGGGTCAATGCAGGCCTCCGCCAAAGCACAGCACATCATCCAACAACAGCAACACCCCTCCCCTCGACAGATCAAGGCTGATCCATATAACAGTG GGCACCTAAGGGAGAACCCCTCCCCCATCATGATGCattccccccacctcccccagtATCCCCCCATAACGCACCAGTCTCCGCCACACAACCTGCAGCCCAAGAAA GAGCAGCGTGCGCCCCCGGCCCTAGTAGCCTTGAAAGAAGAGAAGTTGCCTCCCTCTCCggtgatgagaggaggagagccctTCAGCCCAGCCATGAGACAAGACCCTCACAAACACCCAGACAGCCACAGCAAGCCCTCTCTACCAGGCCACGCACAGCAGA ATGTGAAGTCGATGGACAGCTCTCGGCCGGTCATCCGTTCCTCAGAGCCCAgcggtcctccctcctcctcctcctccctgccaGACAAGGACAAGTTCAAACAGGAGCCCAAAACGCCCGTCGCCCCCAAAAAG GATGTGAAACTGAAGAACATGGGTTCGTGGGCCAGCCTGGCCCAGAAGTCCACGTCAGCGCCCTTGTCTGCAGTGAAGTCGTCTAGCGACAGCTTCGAGCAGTTCCGCCGGGCCGCccgggagaaagaggagagggagaaggctcTTAAGGCCCAGGCAGAGCAGGCTGAGAGGGACAAACTGCGCCGGGAGCAGGAGAAATTACG gggtcgTGACCGGGATGATGAGGATATCCTGGAGCCTCAGCAGCAGTCGAGGAGGGTTCATGAGGAGCCTCGAAGCAGACGTCTGGAGCAGCAGCAACACATCCAGGCCACCCAGCCCCAGCAGCAACCCCAGGCACCAGCCCCCCAGGCCCAGCCCGCTGCCCTCCCCCAGCCGCCACAGGCCCCCACACCGCCCCAGCCCTCAGCCCAGGACCAGCAGAGGGAGCTAGCGCGACGCCGcgagcaggagaggaggaggagagaagcg atGGCGGCGACCATCGACATGAATTTCCAAAGCGACCTGATGGCTATCTTTGAGGAGAACTTGTTCTGA